In Vibrio celticus, one genomic interval encodes:
- a CDS encoding nuclear transport factor 2 family protein codes for MTPKQVVLGFWDAMRSNDFAKASEWLAADFEGYWPQSSELTLGRDNFTAINSEYPANGVWEFTLNSIVCEGDSVVTDVSVTDSVLKDRVITFHTVVDGLIQKQTEFWPDPFEAPAWRSQWVQIVSNN; via the coding sequence ATGACACCAAAACAAGTGGTATTAGGTTTTTGGGATGCAATGCGCAGTAATGATTTTGCCAAGGCAAGCGAATGGCTAGCCGCAGATTTTGAAGGCTATTGGCCTCAGTCATCTGAACTCACATTAGGGCGCGATAACTTTACGGCAATCAACTCTGAATACCCAGCCAATGGTGTTTGGGAATTCACCCTCAATTCGATTGTCTGTGAAGGAGATTCCGTAGTGACGGACGTTTCGGTTACTGACAGTGTATTGAAAGACCGAGTGATTACCTTTCACACGGTTGTTGATGGTTTAATTCAAAAGCAAACTGAGTTTTGGCCAGACCCGTTCGAAGCGCCGGCGTGGCGATCGCAGTGGGTTCAGATCGTATCGAACAATTAG
- a CDS encoding P-loop NTPase family protein: MKKIAVFGKPGSGKSTISKALALATGIELHQLDSIVYKANGEFVEREVFEEAHESILKSESWIIDGFGPLGSFNTRLEAADTLVYIDLPYPISYWFVTKRMLKGLFVKPEGWPDGSSVIKGTIQSYKTLKLCPKFWNDDFKAQLELRAKEKEVYIIRSVTELNNFVHQHVT, encoded by the coding sequence ATGAAAAAGATTGCGGTTTTTGGCAAGCCTGGGAGTGGAAAATCCACAATCAGCAAGGCGTTAGCACTAGCTACAGGGATAGAGCTTCACCAGTTGGACTCGATTGTTTATAAGGCCAACGGAGAGTTTGTTGAACGTGAAGTATTTGAGGAGGCTCATGAGAGCATACTTAAGTCAGAAAGCTGGATCATCGATGGTTTTGGTCCTCTAGGCTCATTCAACACACGTTTAGAAGCTGCAGATACTTTGGTTTATATCGACCTTCCTTATCCAATTAGCTACTGGTTTGTTACCAAGCGAATGCTCAAAGGGTTGTTCGTTAAACCTGAAGGCTGGCCTGATGGAAGTTCAGTTATAAAAGGCACGATACAAAGTTATAAGACACTAAAACTGTGTCCTAAATTTTGGAATGACGACTTTAAAGCGCAGTTAGAATTGCGCGCTAAAGAGAAAGAGGTTTACATCATCAGAAGCGTGACTGAATTGAATAACTTTGTTCATCAACACGTCACTTAA
- a CDS encoding PBPRA1643 family SWIM/SEC-C metal-binding motif protein has product MSKLFFKGRIETRQNHVLAGYNVNRDVKAGTEESPIAVMVQTEARKAEVEALAAENTIFVTVTVDADKEENTIELDTLLNKPKTMTFEKTPNRNDPCSCGSGKKYKKCCA; this is encoded by the coding sequence ATGTCGAAACTATTTTTCAAAGGCCGTATCGAAACAAGACAGAACCACGTTCTTGCTGGCTACAACGTAAACCGCGATGTAAAAGCGGGTACTGAAGAATCTCCAATCGCTGTAATGGTTCAAACTGAAGCGCGCAAAGCAGAAGTTGAAGCACTAGCCGCTGAAAATACTATCTTCGTTACTGTTACAGTCGACGCAGACAAAGAAGAGAACACCATCGAGCTTGATACTCTACTGAACAAGCCAAAAACGATGACGTTTGAAAAGACCCCTAACCGTAACGATCCATGTTCTTGCGGCAGCGGTAAGAAATACAAGAAGTGCTGTGCATAA
- a CDS encoding GyrI-like domain-containing protein, with translation MKVETIEAVKAYGFSVRTTNTDEIDPATAKIGQLWQVFFDQAFPKLTPDSKVYGVYTNYESDFTGEFDVIACTSALTDQNLDSLVETEIEAGKYLTFSAEGELPQAVIDLWGEVWAYFSAADCPHVRTYTTDFEFYKGETEVEISIAIQ, from the coding sequence ATGAAAGTAGAAACGATTGAAGCCGTAAAGGCGTATGGTTTTTCAGTAAGAACCACTAATACCGATGAGATTGACCCAGCAACAGCCAAGATCGGGCAATTGTGGCAGGTTTTTTTTGACCAGGCGTTTCCAAAATTAACCCCGGATTCAAAAGTGTATGGTGTCTACACCAACTACGAGTCTGACTTTACGGGCGAGTTTGATGTTATCGCGTGTACTAGCGCACTTACGGATCAGAATTTAGATTCGCTTGTAGAAACCGAAATAGAAGCAGGCAAGTACTTAACGTTTTCTGCTGAAGGTGAATTACCACAAGCTGTGATCGATCTGTGGGGGGAAGTGTGGGCGTATTTCAGCGCTGCAGACTGCCCACATGTGAGAACTTACACGACAGACTTTGAATTCTACAAAGGTGAAACTGAAGTCGAGATTTCGATTGCGATTCAGTGA
- the artP gene encoding arginine ABC transporter ATP-binding protein ArtP has protein sequence MSIQVKSINKSYGDTQVLHDISFDCESGETLVLLGPSGAGKSSLLRVLNLLEIADNGELDIANEQFDFAGQIQEKQGLKLRRKVGMVFQQYNLWPHMTVMENLIEAPTKVAGLDKQEAIKQAQEVLKTLQLADKADAWPLQLSGGQQQRVAIARALMMKPDVLLFDEPTAALDPEITNQVVSIIKELNGTGITQVVVTHEVDFAKKIASHVLYLEKGYIVEHGTSDSFVNPQTPEFAEYLTH, from the coding sequence ATGAGTATTCAAGTAAAGAGCATCAACAAATCATACGGTGATACCCAAGTTCTTCACGACATCAGTTTCGACTGTGAGAGTGGCGAAACCTTGGTATTGCTTGGCCCAAGCGGCGCAGGCAAGAGTTCACTACTGCGTGTTTTGAACCTGCTAGAAATTGCGGATAACGGCGAATTAGACATTGCTAACGAGCAATTCGACTTTGCTGGTCAGATCCAAGAGAAGCAAGGGCTTAAACTTCGTCGTAAAGTCGGCATGGTGTTCCAGCAATACAACTTATGGCCACACATGACGGTGATGGAAAACTTGATTGAAGCACCAACCAAAGTTGCGGGTTTGGACAAGCAAGAGGCGATCAAGCAAGCTCAAGAAGTACTAAAGACACTTCAACTTGCCGACAAAGCTGACGCTTGGCCACTTCAACTGTCTGGCGGTCAACAACAGCGTGTTGCGATTGCACGTGCGCTGATGATGAAACCGGATGTGTTGTTGTTTGATGAGCCAACAGCGGCGCTTGATCCTGAGATCACCAACCAAGTCGTGAGCATTATTAAAGAATTGAACGGAACGGGAATTACCCAAGTGGTCGTGACGCACGAAGTCGACTTCGCGAAGAAGATTGCTAGCCACGTTCTGTACCTAGAGAAAGGGTACATCGTTGAACACGGCACCAGTGATTCATTCGTTAATCCGCAGACACCTGAGTTTGCCGAGTATTTGACTCATTGA
- a CDS encoding HAD family hydrolase: MKLDAILWDYDGTLVNSVPKNIAITKDIISLVAPHLSGDNLPKYLLSEALYHEANHGAKNWQALYVDYYGLSHDEMLIAGGMWAEHQEKNQTAVALFEGMETVVNQFAHLPHGICSQNSQLNIRGVLDSYGIGDLFKSVVGYDDVSNGNQKPHPFGGVKCVENIFGADPTNELCLMYIGDHEADTQFARNIEAALDNNAKVIAVAAGYSRSEPENWQTKPDYIANHVDDLLTIIGKYT; encoded by the coding sequence ATGAAGTTAGATGCCATACTGTGGGATTACGATGGAACCTTAGTCAATTCCGTACCAAAGAATATCGCAATCACAAAAGACATTATCTCTTTAGTCGCGCCACACTTGTCAGGTGACAACTTACCTAAGTATTTGCTTAGCGAAGCGCTTTATCATGAAGCCAACCACGGGGCTAAAAACTGGCAAGCCTTATATGTCGACTATTACGGTTTATCACACGATGAAATGTTGATCGCTGGTGGAATGTGGGCAGAGCATCAAGAGAAAAACCAAACAGCCGTTGCCTTGTTTGAAGGAATGGAAACCGTGGTTAATCAGTTTGCTCATCTTCCACATGGGATCTGCTCTCAAAACTCTCAATTGAATATTCGTGGTGTACTCGACAGTTATGGCATCGGCGATTTGTTTAAATCGGTCGTGGGTTATGACGATGTCTCGAACGGCAACCAAAAACCCCATCCATTTGGTGGTGTGAAATGTGTCGAGAACATATTTGGCGCCGATCCGACTAATGAGCTTTGTTTGATGTACATCGGTGACCATGAAGCGGACACACAGTTTGCTCGCAATATTGAAGCCGCGCTGGATAACAATGCAAAAGTGATTGCCGTAGCCGCAGGTTATAGCCGATCGGAGCCTGAAAATTGGCAAACCAAGCCTGATTATATTGCCAACCATGTCGATGATCTTTTAACGATCATCGGCAAGTATACGTAG
- a CDS encoding ABC transporter ATP-binding protein/permease translates to MQNDVSSTLDSNQRQTQKNPDAKPEKKSLSILFELSKFIQPYKGRVIAALIALIFTASLTLSVGHGIRLLIDQGFSQQSLSDLGSAIQFIMVVVVLISIGTFFRFYLVSSVGERVSADIRLSVFNHVVTLHPSYFETNGSGDIMSRITTDTTLLQSIIGSSFSMAMRSALMCIGAIIMLFATNIKLTLIVLASVPFILIPILVYGRRVRALSRQSQDSMSDVGSYAGEAIEHIKTVQSYSREEQEKASFAVKVEKAYEIGRQRVKQRAILISGVIVIVFSAIAGMLWVGGSDVINGTMSAGDLAAFVFYAIMVASSLGTISEVMGELQRAAGATERLIEILQVESHIVAPVANPTSLANVTPEVAFDDVTFCYPSRPDQPATSNLTLTAHEGKVLALVGPSGAGKTTLFELLQRFYDPQVGKVTLGGVELNQFDPNELRKQMALVPQQPALFSNDVFHNIRYGNPQATDEQVIEAAKKAHAHEFIQNLPDGYNSFLGERGVRLSGGQRQRIAIARAILKDPNILLLDEATSALDSESEHHVQQALEELMRGRTTIIIAHRLSTIKHADQIAVLDKGQLVDIGDHQSLINSCELYQRLVELQFKHLSA, encoded by the coding sequence ATGCAAAACGATGTCTCTTCTACGCTCGACTCAAACCAACGACAGACTCAAAAGAATCCCGATGCCAAACCTGAGAAAAAAAGCCTCAGTATTTTGTTTGAGCTGAGTAAATTCATTCAGCCTTATAAAGGTCGTGTTATTGCTGCGTTGATCGCGTTGATCTTCACGGCGAGCTTAACCCTTTCAGTCGGTCATGGTATTCGCCTTCTCATCGACCAAGGTTTTAGCCAACAATCACTCTCAGATTTAGGCAGCGCGATTCAATTCATCATGGTCGTGGTCGTATTGATCTCGATTGGTACTTTCTTCCGCTTCTATTTGGTTTCTTCTGTTGGGGAGCGCGTGAGTGCGGACATTCGCTTATCGGTTTTCAATCATGTCGTGACGCTGCACCCGAGTTACTTCGAAACCAATGGCAGTGGCGACATCATGTCGCGCATCACAACGGACACCACTCTGCTTCAAAGCATCATTGGTTCGTCGTTCTCTATGGCTATGCGCAGCGCGTTGATGTGTATTGGTGCGATCATCATGCTGTTTGCGACCAATATTAAGCTGACGTTGATTGTATTGGCCTCGGTGCCGTTTATCCTGATTCCGATTCTTGTGTACGGGCGTCGTGTAAGAGCCCTATCTCGCCAAAGCCAAGATTCGATGTCTGATGTGGGTTCTTATGCAGGTGAAGCGATTGAGCACATTAAAACCGTGCAAAGCTACAGCCGCGAAGAGCAAGAGAAAGCGTCATTCGCGGTAAAAGTTGAAAAGGCGTATGAGATTGGTCGCCAGCGTGTAAAACAGCGCGCGATTCTTATCTCTGGCGTTATCGTGATTGTATTCAGTGCTATCGCAGGCATGCTTTGGGTTGGCGGCAGTGATGTCATCAACGGCACCATGTCGGCGGGTGATTTAGCGGCGTTTGTGTTCTACGCAATCATGGTTGCTTCATCATTAGGTACGATTTCAGAAGTGATGGGCGAACTGCAACGCGCGGCAGGTGCGACCGAGCGCTTAATCGAGATCCTACAAGTTGAAAGCCATATTGTTGCGCCAGTTGCGAATCCAACTTCGCTTGCTAACGTAACGCCAGAAGTCGCATTTGATGATGTGACCTTCTGTTACCCATCAAGACCGGACCAGCCCGCAACAAGCAACCTCACGCTCACTGCCCATGAAGGTAAAGTATTGGCACTGGTTGGCCCATCTGGCGCGGGTAAAACTACCCTGTTTGAACTGTTGCAACGTTTCTACGACCCGCAAGTGGGTAAAGTCACCTTAGGCGGTGTTGAACTGAATCAGTTTGATCCTAACGAGCTAAGAAAGCAGATGGCATTGGTGCCGCAGCAACCTGCTCTGTTTAGTAACGATGTGTTCCATAACATTCGCTACGGCAACCCGCAGGCAACAGACGAACAAGTTATCGAAGCGGCGAAGAAAGCACACGCGCATGAGTTTATTCAAAACCTACCTGATGGCTACAACAGCTTTCTTGGTGAGCGTGGTGTAAGGCTTTCTGGTGGACAGAGACAACGTATTGCGATTGCACGTGCCATCTTGAAAGATCCAAATATTCTATTGTTGGATGAAGCAACCAGCGCACTAGACAGCGAAAGTGAGCATCACGTACAACAAGCGTTAGAAGAGTTAATGCGTGGCAGAACGACGATCATTATCGCCCATCGATTATCAACAATTAAACACGCCGACCAAATTGCGGTGCTCGATAAAGGACAGCTAGTAGACATCGGCGACCACCAGTCTCTCATCAACAGCTGCGAATTGTACCAACGCTTGGTTGAGCTGCAATTCAAACACCTTAGTGCGTAA
- a CDS encoding DUF302 domain-containing protein: protein MKKLLPLCAILLSASFSATASDGLIKYQSNYSVKETADRFEEIAKSKGLTLFARIDHQKNASKVDLELRPTEVIIFGNPKVGTPLMQCAQEVAIDLPQKVLVTEDSSKKVWLSYNDPNYLVERHAINGCDELVKKISGVLSKLSEAAVAKKKAK from the coding sequence ATGAAAAAATTACTACCACTATGCGCCATTTTACTCTCGGCATCATTTTCAGCTACGGCTTCTGATGGTTTGATTAAATATCAAAGTAATTACTCAGTGAAAGAGACCGCTGACCGCTTTGAAGAAATAGCCAAAAGCAAAGGATTGACCTTGTTTGCGAGAATCGACCATCAGAAAAACGCGAGTAAGGTCGATCTTGAATTGAGACCAACGGAAGTCATCATCTTTGGTAACCCGAAAGTAGGGACACCATTAATGCAATGTGCTCAAGAAGTCGCGATAGATTTACCGCAGAAGGTGTTAGTCACTGAAGATTCTAGTAAGAAAGTATGGTTATCTTACAACGATCCTAATTACTTGGTAGAACGTCACGCGATCAATGGCTGTGACGAGTTAGTTAAGAAAATATCGGGCGTATTAAGCAAGCTATCGGAAGCGGCAGTGGCGAAAAAGAAAGCTAAATAA
- a CDS encoding glucose 1-dehydrogenase, which yields MSKVVIVTGGSRGIGAATSKLLASQGYAVCVNFIHNESRAEDLVNEIREQGRTAISVRADVSVESDVKSLFEIARNKLGPVTHLVNNAGILFTQSPLVDIELDRFEKVMKSNVSSCFLCSKAFIKQADGAGSIVNVSSAASRTGAPFEYVDYAASKGAMDSLTKGLSLELASRNIRVNGVRPGCIYTEMHADGGEPDRVDRLASQLPLQRGGTPEEVANSIAWLLSDEASYVTGSFIDIAGGR from the coding sequence TTGAGCAAGGTAGTGATTGTAACCGGCGGAAGCCGAGGCATTGGCGCAGCGACGTCTAAATTGTTGGCCAGTCAAGGCTATGCTGTATGCGTTAACTTCATACACAATGAGTCGCGAGCTGAAGATCTAGTGAATGAGATTCGCGAACAAGGCAGAACCGCGATTAGTGTGCGTGCGGATGTGTCTGTTGAATCGGACGTGAAATCTTTATTTGAGATTGCTCGTAATAAGCTAGGTCCAGTGACGCACTTGGTCAATAATGCCGGGATTTTGTTTACCCAGTCACCATTGGTTGATATTGAATTGGATCGCTTTGAAAAGGTGATGAAATCCAACGTATCAAGCTGCTTTCTGTGCAGTAAAGCCTTTATCAAACAAGCTGATGGCGCGGGTTCGATTGTGAATGTATCGTCTGCCGCTTCTCGCACCGGCGCACCGTTTGAATATGTGGACTACGCAGCATCGAAAGGTGCGATGGATTCACTCACCAAAGGCTTATCGCTTGAATTAGCTTCACGCAATATCCGAGTGAATGGCGTAAGGCCAGGTTGTATTTATACTGAGATGCACGCAGACGGCGGAGAGCCAGATCGCGTAGACAGACTAGCTTCGCAGTTACCGTTACAACGAGGTGGCACACCAGAAGAAGTCGCTAACTCTATCGCATGGTTATTGTCAGACGAAGCTTCGTATGTCACCGGCTCGTTTATTGATATTGCGGGTGGTCGATAG
- a CDS encoding acyl-CoA thioesterase has product MEALLSDYPVVTEIPVAWGEMDALNHVNNAVYFRYFETARLDFFKHVELMEEMAITKVGPVLGDTYCKYFRPVTYPDTLMVGSRVTDIQDDRFTMEYAIVSKAQQKLTTIGTATIVMFDFASNQKALLSLRLTNEIEKMNTLKSPCFKQETVME; this is encoded by the coding sequence ATGGAAGCACTATTATCTGACTACCCGGTAGTAACAGAAATCCCTGTCGCTTGGGGAGAAATGGATGCACTCAATCACGTTAACAACGCTGTATATTTTCGCTATTTCGAAACCGCTCGCTTAGATTTTTTCAAGCACGTTGAGTTGATGGAAGAGATGGCGATTACCAAAGTTGGCCCTGTTCTAGGTGACACTTACTGTAAGTATTTCCGCCCAGTTACGTATCCAGATACCCTGATGGTTGGCTCACGTGTTACCGACATTCAAGATGACCGGTTCACCATGGAATACGCGATTGTCAGTAAGGCTCAGCAAAAACTGACTACCATCGGCACCGCAACTATCGTGATGTTTGATTTTGCTTCAAACCAAAAAGCCCTGCTCTCGCTGCGCTTAACCAATGAAATCGAAAAGATGAACACGTTGAAAAGCCCATGCTTCAAACAAGAAACAGTGATGGAATAA
- the catB gene encoding type B chloramphenicol O-acetyltransferase, whose amino-acid sequence MKNYFESPFVGKSLKEQVTNPNIIVGEHSYYSGYYHNHSFDDCARYLLPDRTDIDKLIIGSYCSIGSGAVFMMAGNQGHQNQWVSTFPFFYQDDEKFEDAIDGFERSGDTVIGNDVWIGTEAMIMSGVKVGDGAIIASRAVVTKDVAPYSIVGSNPARHIRFRFNETEIAQLLEMKWWEWSEEQIKGAMSLMCSSDIDGLYQYWKEFSKP is encoded by the coding sequence ATGAAAAACTATTTTGAAAGCCCGTTTGTTGGAAAGTCACTTAAAGAGCAAGTGACCAACCCAAACATAATTGTGGGCGAGCACAGCTATTACTCGGGTTACTACCATAACCACAGCTTTGATGACTGTGCGCGTTACCTATTACCGGATAGAACCGACATCGATAAGCTGATCATTGGCAGTTACTGCTCGATTGGTTCTGGCGCCGTATTTATGATGGCGGGCAACCAAGGCCACCAAAATCAATGGGTGAGTACCTTCCCGTTCTTCTACCAAGACGACGAGAAGTTTGAAGATGCGATAGACGGCTTCGAACGCTCGGGTGATACCGTGATTGGTAACGATGTGTGGATTGGCACAGAAGCCATGATCATGAGTGGTGTTAAGGTCGGTGACGGAGCCATCATCGCAAGTCGAGCAGTTGTGACTAAAGACGTCGCACCATACTCTATTGTTGGTTCAAACCCTGCGCGTCACATCCGTTTTCGTTTCAATGAGACTGAAATCGCTCAGTTGCTAGAAATGAAATGGTGGGAGTGGAGCGAAGAACAGATCAAAGGCGCAATGTCGTTGATGTGTTCTTCAGATATCGATGGGCTTTATCAGTACTGGAAAGAATTTTCTAAGCCTTAA
- a CDS encoding Rho-binding antiterminator: MISCNDYDYIEIVCMHRYPIKLTLKSGEQIECVGLDTQRNDSREECIKVSIQGAEQLVVLTDLSTLEVGVDNPHFQQISFKTS, from the coding sequence ATGATTAGTTGCAACGATTACGATTATATTGAGATTGTGTGTATGCACCGATACCCAATCAAATTAACGCTGAAGTCTGGCGAGCAGATTGAATGTGTCGGATTAGATACTCAACGCAATGATAGCCGTGAAGAGTGCATTAAGGTCAGTATTCAAGGTGCAGAACAACTTGTCGTACTCACTGATCTTTCCACACTAGAAGTCGGTGTCGACAATCCTCATTTTCAGCAGATTTCATTCAAAACGTCATAG
- a CDS encoding peptidase U32 family protein: MSRKIELLAPGGDVEAIKAAIVAGANAVYCGLDTFNARNRASNLSLDELNGVIRLAHEYGCEVFLTLNVVLLEHETKSITKLLNQLVNTKVDGIIVQDLGLFNLVKKHFPSLDVHASTQLTTHNEGQIKFLSKIGATRVNLSRELNLPEIKMLTEVAHDHDVLTEVFVHGALCIAFSGQCYSSSVSVGNSGNRGRCSQACRDEYEITNAGNKFPLNLKDNSAYYDLPELVDAKVDSLKVEGRIKGAHYVYTVVDTWRKQIDSFVESGLLIEDDSNLHKVFNRDFTNSFLKGNLTKDMFIDNPRDNSMNYAVEKATEQNNEISVVQIQEVTNELHQAKDVLGNEMRDKIEFLDIRKTPVALSFSAKVGQPFTVTVNTPKENFTLQSKSLLKAVEEKAITQELLEKRFKNVKSAVHTLESHDFSEVEAGLLIPLKEVSDLKDEIDFILNGSVEVIKHVEVPALPQHPKVNEKPTMSMLIADVEDLHLCDVTDADVYFKLPESFKKRCNKYIDILAANPRLIPWFPAVLIGKDYDEAVRILEEIKPARIVTNNTGIAYKAYEMGIEWVAGPFMNTTNSHALVTLKEELNCAGAFISNEINKGQIRHIRRPENFKLFYSIYHPILMMTSRQCFFQRTVGCNKPSIEAGCMLKCEKATTITNVKGISFAVDKQKGGYPSIYNHEQFLNHDAVTDFSGLFDEFFIDLTNIGAGSKEVKDKVELIKHFEALLNGVEGSQQNLEQMVEVRTNAQYVQGL, translated from the coding sequence ATGAGCAGAAAAATTGAGTTATTAGCCCCAGGTGGCGATGTAGAAGCGATAAAAGCCGCCATCGTAGCGGGTGCTAATGCAGTTTATTGTGGTTTAGACACATTCAACGCTCGTAACAGGGCCTCTAACCTATCGTTAGACGAATTGAATGGTGTGATTCGCCTTGCTCATGAATACGGCTGTGAAGTGTTCCTGACTCTTAACGTTGTGCTACTGGAGCATGAGACTAAGAGCATCACCAAACTGCTGAACCAGCTTGTGAACACCAAAGTGGATGGCATCATTGTTCAAGACTTGGGTTTATTCAACCTGGTTAAGAAGCATTTCCCATCGTTAGACGTTCACGCGTCGACTCAGTTAACCACGCACAACGAAGGCCAGATTAAGTTCTTGTCTAAGATTGGCGCGACACGCGTTAACTTGTCTCGTGAGTTGAACCTGCCTGAAATTAAGATGCTGACGGAAGTGGCACACGATCACGATGTATTAACCGAAGTGTTCGTACACGGCGCTCTGTGTATCGCATTCTCAGGTCAATGTTACTCAAGCTCAGTAAGTGTGGGTAACTCAGGTAACCGTGGTCGTTGTAGCCAAGCGTGTCGTGATGAATACGAAATCACCAACGCGGGCAACAAGTTCCCACTCAACCTGAAAGATAACTCAGCTTACTACGACCTACCTGAATTGGTTGACGCGAAAGTCGACTCACTGAAAGTAGAAGGCCGTATTAAAGGCGCACACTACGTTTACACTGTGGTAGACACATGGCGTAAACAGATTGATAGCTTTGTAGAAAGTGGTTTGTTGATCGAAGACGATTCGAACCTGCACAAAGTATTCAACCGTGATTTCACCAACTCTTTCCTTAAGGGCAACCTAACGAAAGACATGTTCATCGATAACCCACGCGACAACAGCATGAACTACGCTGTTGAGAAAGCGACGGAGCAGAACAACGAAATCTCAGTCGTACAGATTCAAGAAGTGACCAACGAACTTCACCAAGCGAAAGACGTTCTTGGTAACGAAATGCGTGACAAGATCGAGTTCCTTGATATTCGTAAGACACCAGTAGCCCTGTCGTTCAGCGCAAAAGTGGGTCAACCATTTACGGTGACAGTGAACACGCCTAAAGAGAACTTTACCCTTCAATCTAAATCGCTATTGAAAGCAGTTGAAGAGAAGGCGATCACTCAAGAGCTACTTGAGAAGCGATTCAAAAACGTGAAGAGCGCGGTTCACACGCTAGAAAGCCACGACTTCAGTGAAGTAGAGGCAGGCTTGCTGATTCCTCTTAAAGAAGTTTCAGACCTCAAAGACGAGATCGACTTCATTCTGAACGGCTCTGTGGAAGTGATTAAGCACGTTGAAGTGCCTGCACTGCCTCAACACCCTAAAGTGAACGAGAAGCCGACTATGTCGATGCTTATCGCCGATGTAGAAGACTTACACCTATGTGATGTGACTGACGCGGATGTTTACTTCAAACTGCCAGAAAGCTTCAAGAAGCGTTGTAACAAATACATCGACATCTTGGCAGCAAACCCACGTTTGATTCCTTGGTTCCCAGCGGTATTGATCGGTAAAGATTACGACGAAGCGGTTCGTATTCTAGAAGAGATCAAGCCAGCTCGCATCGTGACTAACAACACGGGTATTGCTTACAAAGCTTATGAGATGGGAATTGAGTGGGTTGCAGGCCCGTTCATGAACACAACCAACTCTCACGCACTGGTTACTCTAAAAGAAGAGCTAAACTGTGCTGGCGCATTCATTTCGAACGAGATTAACAAAGGTCAGATTCGTCATATTCGTCGCCCAGAGAACTTCAAGCTGTTCTACAGCATTTACCACCCAATCTTGATGATGACCAGCCGTCAGTGTTTCTTCCAAAGAACCGTGGGTTGTAACAAGCCAAGCATTGAAGCAGGTTGTATGTTGAAGTGTGAGAAAGCGACCACGATTACCAACGTGAAAGGCATCTCTTTTGCGGTTGATAAACAGAAGGGTGGTTACCCAAGCATTTACAACCACGAGCAGTTCTTGAACCATGATGCAGTAACTGACTTCTCTGGTTTGTTCGACGAGTTCTTCATTGACCTAACCAACATCGGTGCGGGTTCTAAAGAAGTGAAAGACAAAGTTGAGCTTATCAAGCATTTCGAAGCACTACTGAACGGCGTTGAAGGTTCACAACAGAACCTAGAGCAGATGGTTGAAGTTCGAACTAATGCTCAATACGTTCAAGGTTTATAG
- a CDS encoding glutathione S-transferase, which produces MPNESDLPILYSLRRCPYAMRGRMGIALSQQKVLLREIVTKDKPSELLASSPKGTVPVLVLPNGQVIEQSLDVMNWALQQNDPQDLLRSSNPELSKQVQQLIKTNDEEFIGHLEKYRASVRYRNIDVEQRRQACETFISQLEALLTDQPYFFGETPSLADFAVMPFVSQFVRVEKKWFVKSEYQNVGRWLRAHLESKLYTQVMKQYPLWNETKQDCLFG; this is translated from the coding sequence ATGCCGAACGAATCCGATCTACCTATCCTTTATTCTTTGCGCCGTTGCCCTTATGCAATGCGCGGACGAATGGGCATCGCACTATCACAACAAAAAGTGTTACTTCGAGAAATCGTTACCAAAGACAAGCCTAGCGAACTATTGGCCAGTTCGCCAAAAGGAACAGTCCCTGTATTGGTGTTACCCAATGGACAAGTCATTGAACAAAGCTTGGATGTGATGAACTGGGCACTTCAACAAAACGATCCTCAAGATCTTCTACGTTCAAGCAATCCAGAGCTTAGCAAACAAGTTCAGCAGCTCATTAAAACCAACGACGAAGAATTTATTGGTCACTTAGAAAAGTATCGTGCCTCGGTTCGTTACCGAAACATCGATGTTGAACAACGCCGACAAGCCTGCGAAACCTTCATTAGTCAGTTAGAAGCACTACTCACCGATCAGCCCTACTTTTTTGGAGAAACCCCAAGCTTGGCCGATTTTGCGGTAATGCCTTTTGTCAGCCAGTTTGTACGAGTCGAAAAGAAGTGGTTTGTGAAATCGGAATACCAAAACGTTGGACGTTGGTTAAGAGCGCACCTTGAAAGTAAGCTCTACACCCAAGTAATGAAGCAATACCCTCTGTGGAATGAAACCAAGCAAGATTGTCTTTTTGGGTGA